From a region of the Sander lucioperca isolate FBNREF2018 chromosome 8, SLUC_FBN_1.2, whole genome shotgun sequence genome:
- the col8a1a gene encoding collagen, type VIII, alpha 1a, giving the protein MPPLPVPFFLTLLQLAVLTYVSAGAYYGHKQHPQPYQPMQHIQHMGKESFPQQPYLGKEVPYMQYPHYRKELPQMPMHKGKENARKGGSYNGGQDKGQTIPSGAEGIPQGDRGPAGPPGPEGPAGPPGPPGNGQPGPVGRPGPPGPPGGPGVGNPGLPGLAGKPGGNGENGPQGEMGPRGEEGPAGQPGTQGPPGPPGLPGIGKPGVQGFPGQPGPKGEPGHKGLPGLPGLPGPKGDKGMGQPGQPGHKGLPGSPGPAGPRGMPGFGKPGLNGAPGPQGPPGEKGHPGELGPAGPPGEGGQPGPPGLPGQGKPGQNGLPGQPGMPGGKGHPGPPGLPGKPGLPGFGKPGLPGPKGDKGMGGSPGLPGPKGDKGHGGLPGMLGPPGSNGPSGPPGPMGTPGGLGAPGPKGDCGEGGPKGLDGAQGEPGPSGIPGKDGLPGENGEPGPRGPPGPSGAKGDSGHKGLPGIPGSTGLPGPKGQGGLPGEVGPQGPKGIPGMDGTAGPIGPPGLPGTKGDRGLPGQPGIAGEGNLGLPGPIGPPGKEGPSGPPGQPGQPGLPGPPGPPGLSDDMAGVLSVMGPGVDGVKAGSYGKKGKYGGNGAEVMGASGLEMPAFTAVVTTPFPPVGTPVVFDKLLYNGRQNYNPETGIFTCDMPGIYYFAYHVHCKGANVWVALMRNNEPVMYTYDEYKKGFLDQASGSAVLPLQPGDTVYIQLPSDQAAGLYAGQYVHSSFSGYLLYPM; this is encoded by the exons ATGCCTCCCCTTCCTGTCCCCTTCTTCCTGACACTGCTACAGCTTGCAGTACTTACTTACGTGAGTGCTGGGGCATACTATGGACACAAGCAACACCCTCAGCCATACCAGCCGATGCAGCACATCCAACACATGGGCAAAGAAAGCTTTCCCCAACAACCATACCTTGGCAAAGAGGTGCCCTATATGCAGTATCCCCACTACAGGAAGGAGCTACCCCAGATGCCCATGCACAAGGGCAAAGAAAATGCTCGTAAAGGGGGTAGCTATAATGGTGGCCAAGACAAAG GTCAGACTATCCCTAGTGGTGCTGAGGGAATTCCTCAAGGAGACCGAGGCCCAGCTGGGCCACCTGGACCAGAGGGACCTGCAGGACCTCCTGGACCTCCAGGTAATGGACAGCCTGGACCTGTGGGACGACCCGGACCTCCAGGTCCACCAGGAGGGCCTGGAGTGGGAAACCCAGGTTTACCAGGACTGGCAGGCAAGCCAGGAGGAAATGGTGAGAATGGACCACAAGGAGAAATGGGCCCTAGGGGTGAAGAAGGGCCAGCTGGGCAGCCAGGGACTCAGGGTCCCCCAGGACCACCTGGGCTACCAGGAATAGGTAAACCAGGGGTGCAGGGATTTCCAGGCCAACCAGGGCCCAAAGGAGAGCCAGGTCACAAAGGTCTGCCGGGACTACCAGGATTACCGGGGCCAAAAGGAGACAAAGGGATGGGTCAGCCAGGACAACCTGGTCACAAAGGGCTCCCAGGGTCCCCAGGACCTGCTGGCCCAAGAGGGATGCCTGGTTTTGGAAAACCTGGCTTGAATGGGGCACCAGGGCCACAAGGACCACCAGGAGAGAAAGGACATCCTGGAGAGCTAGGACCAGCTGGGCCACCGGGTGAAGGAGGACAGCCTGGCCCACCAGGTCTACCTGGTCAAGGAAAGCCAGGTCAAAATGGCCTGCCAGGACAACCAGGCATGCCAGGTGGGAAAGGTCATCCAGGACCGCCAGGTTTGCCAGGAAAGCCAGGGCTTCCTGGATTTGGTAAGCCAGGACTCCCAGGACCAAAGGGTGATAAAGGTATGGGTGGGTCACCTGGACTTCCAGGACCAAAAGGAGATAAGGGCCACGGAGGACTACCTGGTATGCTTGGACCCCCTGGATCAAATGGTCCATCAGGTCCTCCAGGCCCTATGGGAACCCCAGGAGGTTTAGGTGCACCTGGTCCTAAAGGAGACTGTGGAGAAGGAGGACCTAAAGGGCTTGACGGAGCACAGGGTGAACCTGGTCCCTCTGGGATACCTGGTAAGGATGGTCTGCCTGGAGAGAATGGAGAGCCAGGACCGAGAGGTCCACCAGGACCAAGTGGTGCCAAAGGAGACAGTGGGCATAAAGGTCTACCTGGTATACCTGGTTCTACGGGACTTCCTGGGCCAAAAGGACAAGGTGGATTACCTGGTGAAGTGGGACCTCAAGGTCCTAAAGGAATCCCTGGAATGGATGGCACAGCAGGACCAATCGGACCTCCTGGTCTTCCAGGGACAAAAGGAGATAGAGGACTACCTGGTCAACCAGGCATTGCAGGTGAGGGAAATCTAGGTCTTCCTGGTCCCATAGGACCCCCAGGGAAAGAGGGCCCATCAGGACCCCCTGGTCAACCAGGGCAGCCTGGCCTTCCTGGACCACCAGGTCCACCTGGTCTGTCTGATGACATGGCTGGAGTGCTCTCTGTGATGGGCCCTGGAGTAGATGGTGTTAAGGCTGGTAGTTATGGTAAGAAGGGCAAGTATGGAGGCAATGGGGCTGAAGTAATGGGTGCCAGTGGGTTGGAGATGCCAGCATTTACAGCTGTAGTAACAACTCCCTTTCCCCCTGTGGGCACTCCAGTTGTTTTTGACAAGCTCTTGTATAATGGTCGCCAAAACTACAACCCCGAGACAGGTATCTTCACCTGTGACATGCCTGGCATTTATTACTTTGCCTACCACGTTCATTGCAAAGGAGCTAATGTGTGGGTGG